One Babesia bovis T2Bo chromosome 4 map unlocalized Chr4_1, whole genome shotgun sequence genomic window carries:
- a CDS encoding Splicing factor 3B subunit 1 family protein, whose product MGASNRFHNSRDTSGDPDDIYGTSSAEVTEVIDDDLDVDSVSTGAYGSGPHIPGPEDFVEPSEDEGEVLLNKKSVLAREDSYRRQRFDRKLSPERYDPFAKEADPDERTYADIMKETEIMRTRKEIEHFMEREGMTLDDVRKLDKKRSRRSGFDDDSDIPATPQFPDTPQFAETPDAQTLSEPRKRASRWDKTPQMEAQTPSATPLGLGEYGMSTPFTPAGLQPEQYAFSTDRNRYLTDEELDEMLPSEGYEIIEPPEGYVASKHISYHSHRGPETPSFVIKDENLRKPYDIPGTPSLLLDVEVKAEDQGFFGKLFDDKTEEDLTADEITERRILALLLKIKNGTPPLRRQALRLLTQKAREFGPGPLFNQILPLMMQTTLEDQERHLMVKVIDRILFKLEDQVRPYVHKILVVIEPLLIDEDYYARVEGREIISNLSKAAGLATMIGTMRPDIDHPDEYVRNTTARAFAVVAHATGIQSLILFLKAVCQSKKSWQARHTGIKIVQQIAILVGCGVLPHLKQLVSIIASGLEDEVLKVRTMTALALASLAEASAPFGIEAFDIVLRPLWKGITEHRGKGLAAFLKAIGMIVPLMDPYYASYYTKEVMNILVKEFATPDEEMKHIVLKVVRQCISTEGIQADYIRHELLDPFFKSFWIVRNSMDKKNLDLIIETTVEISNKVGLEVINRLVDDLKDPSESFRVMVAQCIEAVLISSLGHDSDQKVELDQRMEELLIDGMIYAFQQQASDDCTVLLDAFGTLLHYLGDRSLPYLTQIVGVIRWRLGTQSPRTRQQAADMIAKIAPIMRLCGRQDMLASLGQHLYEYLGEEYPEVLGSILGALKAIVSAIGPAAMSPPIKDLLPRLTPILKNRHEKVQENVIELVGRIADRGGDLVSPKEWDRICFDLLELLKANKKAIRRATVNTFGYIARTIGPNDVVATLLNHLRVQERQLRLCTTIAIAIVAETCLPYSVLPALMTEYRVPEINVQTGVLKALCFLFEYIGEMAKDYIYAITPLLENALMDRNLVHRQTAAWTCKHLALGVAGLNCEDALLHLLNYVWPNIFETSPHLTQSCFDAIDGFRVALGPGVIFNYILQGLFHPATKVREVYWRLYNNLYVGNQDALVPLFPLVREGVENCHQATELLYTI is encoded by the coding sequence ATGGGTGCGTCTAATCGCTTCCATAATTCCCGGGACACTTCCGGTGATCCGGATGATATCTACGGTACTTCGAGTGCTGAGGTTACTGAGGTCATTGATGATGATCTAGATGTAGATTCCGTATCAACTGGTGCCTATGGAAGCGGTCCGCACATCCCTGGTCCTGAGGACTTTGTGGAGCCATCGGAGGATGAGGGTGAAGTTCTTTTGAATAAGAAATCGGTCCTTGCTCGTGAGGACTCCTATAGGCGTCAGCGTTTTGATAGAAAGCTATCGCCTGAGCGTTACGATCCTTTTGCTAAGGAGGCTGACCCTGATGAGCGTACTTATGCTGACATTATGAAGGAGACTGAGATAATGCGCACTCGCAAGGAGATTGAGCATTTTATGGAGCGTGAGGGTATGACATTGGACGACGTGCGCAAATTGGACAAAAAGCGTTCGCGCAGGTCTGGTTTTGATGATGATTCTGATATACCTGCTACTCCTCAGTTTCCAGATACACCTCAATTTGCTGAGACTCCGGATGCTCAGACATTATCTGAGCCTCGTAAGCGTGCTTCTAGGTGGGACAAGACTCCTCAGATGGAGGCTCAAACTCCATCTGCCACTCCTTTGGGATTAGGGGAGTATGGCATGTCTACTCCCTTTACTCCTGCAGGTTTACAACCTGAGCAGTATGCATTTTCCACTGATCGCAACCGTTATTTGACTGACGAGGAGCTTGATGAGATGTTACCTTCTGAGGGTTACGAGATTATAGAGCCTCCTGAGGGTTATGTTGCTAGCAAGCACATTAGTTACCACAGTCACCGTGGTCCTGAGACTCCCAGTTTCGTTATTAAAGACGAGAACTTACGCAAACCCTATGATATCCCTGGCACTCCTTCTTTATTATTGGACGTTGAGGTGAAGGCTGAGGACCAGGGTTTTTTTGGTAAGTTGTTTGATGACAAGACTGAGGAGGACTTGACTGCTGATGAGATTACTGAGCGTCGTATATTAGCTCTACTTCTAAAGATTAAAAACGGCACACCGCCGTTACGTCGTCAAGCTTTGCGTCTTTTGACCCAGAAGGCCCGTGAATTCGGTCCTGGTCCTTTATTTAACCAGATATTACCCTTGATGATGCAGACTACTTTAGAGGACCAGGAGCGTCATTTGATGGTTAAGGTCATTGATCGTATTTTATTTAAGTTAGAAGACCAGGTACGTCCTTATGTCCACAAGATACTAGTTGTCATTGAGCCACTACTCATTGACGAGGACTACTACGCGCGTGTTGAAGGTCGTGAGATTATTAGTAACCTCAGTAAGGCTGCGGGTCTGGCTACTATGATCGGTACCATGAGGCCGGACATTGATCACCCTGATGAGTATGTCCGTAACACTACTGCTCGTGCTTTTGCTGTTGTAGCTCACGccactggtatacagtCATTGATTCTATTCCTTAAAGCGGTGTGCCAATCAAAAAAGAGCTGGCAAGCACGGCACACTGGGATAAAGATAGTCCAACAAATTGCTATTTTAGTGGGTTGCGGCGTTTTGCCGCATCTCAAGCAGTTGGTTTCCATCATTGCCTCTGGTCTTGAGGACGAGGTACTTAAGGTTCGTACTATGACAGCTTTAGCCTTGGCTTCTTTGGCTGAGGCCAGTGCTCCTTTTGGCATTGAGGCTTTTGATATAGTCCTGAGACCGCTTTGGAAGGGTATCACTGAACACCGCGGCAAGGGCCTTGCTGCATTTTTGAAGGCCATCGGTATGATAGTTCCGTTGATGGACCCTTATTACGCTTCTTATTACACCAAGGAGGTGATGAACATTTTAGTTAAAGAGTTTGCTACTCCTGACGAGGAGATGAAGCACATTGTGCTTAAGGTTGTACGTCAGTGTATTTCCACTGAGGGTATCCAGGCAGACTACATTCGTCATGAATTACTCGATCCTTTTTTCAAATCATTTTGGATAGTGCGCAACAGCATGGACAAGAAGAATTTGGATCTTATTATAGAGACTACTGTGGAGATCAGCAACAAGGTTGGTCTTGAGGTGATCAACCGCTTGGTCGATGACTTGAAGGACCCTTCTGAGAGTTTTCGTGTTATGGTTGCGCAGTGCATAGAGGCTGTGTTGATTAGTTCCCTGGGTCACGACAGTGACCAGAAGGTTGAGCTGGACCAGCGTATGGAGGAGCTTTTGATAGATGGTATGATTTATGCATTTCAGCAGCAGGCATCTGATGATTGCACTGTGTTACTAGATGCTTTCGGTACGTTATTGCACTACTTGGGTGACCGTAGTTTACCCTATCTCACCCAGATAGTTGGTGTAATTCGTTGGCGTCTTGGTACCCAAAGCCCGCGTACTCGTCAGCAGGCTGCTGACATGATAGCCAAGATAGCGCCTATAATGCGTTTATGTGGTCGTCAGGACATGCTTGCTAGTTTGGGTCAGCATCTTTATGAATACCTCGGTGAGGAGTACCCCGAGGTTTTGGGTAGCATTCTCGGTGCTCTGAAGGCCATCGTTTCTGCCATCGGTCCTGCTGCTATGTCTCCGCCTATTAAAGACCTTCTTCCACGACTTACCCCGATACTAAAAAACCGCCATGAGAAGGTCCAGGAGAACGTGATAGAGCTTGTTGGACGCATTGCTGACCGTGGTGGTGACTTGGTGTCACCCAAGGAGTGGGATCGTATCTGTTTCGATCTGTTAGAGCTACTGAAGGCTAACAAGAAGGCTATTCGTCGTGCCACTGTTAATACATTCGGTTACATTGCTCGGACTATAGGTCCCAATGACGTTGTTGCTACTTTACTGAACCACCTCCGGGTCCAGGAGCGTCAACTTCGTTTGTGTACTACTATCGCTATCGCAATTGTGGCTGAGACTTGTTTGCCCTATTCAGTGCTCCCTGCTCTGATGACTGAGTACAGAGTCCCGGAGATCAATGTCCAAACTGGTGTACTCAAAGCTTTATGCTTCCTTTTTGAGTACATTGGTGAGATGGCTAAGGATTACATTTATGCCATCACACCACTTTTGGAAAACGCCTTGATGGACCGTAACTTGGTTCATAGGCAAACTGCTGCTTGGACTTGCAAGCACTTGGCTTTGGGTGTTGCCGGCCTCAATTGTGAGGACGCCTTACTCCACCTTTTGAATTACGTCTGGCCTAATATATTCGAGACCAGTCCTCACTTGACTCAGAGTTGTTTTGATGCCATTGATGGCTTCCGGGTTGCTTTGGGTCCCGGTGTTATATTCAACTATATTTTGCAGGGTTTATTCCATCCCGCTACTAAGGTTCGTGAGGTTTACTGGCGTCTGTATAACAATTTGTACGTGGGTAATCAGGATGCATTAGTACCACTGTTTCCACTGGTACGTGAGGGTGTGGAAAACTGCCATCAGGCTACTGAGCTACTCTACACaatttga
- a CDS encoding putative T-complex protein 1 eta subunit yields MSHLLNLPVLLLKEGTDTSQGRAQIISNINACQVVVDCIKTTLGPRGMDKLIHSANGVTITNDGATVLKLLDVAHPAAAVLVDIAKSQDDEVGDGTTSVTILAGELLTEAKQFIIDGISPQVIIKYFRIACERALERIESLSIDIDSKDEATKRSLLIKCAETSLNSKLLSGHKNFFAQMVVDAVMLLDSDLDQDMIGIKKVTGGSCSDSMLIKGVAFKKTFTYAGAEQQPKKFIDPKILLINIELELKAEKENAEILIKDPNQYQSIIDAEWTILHDKLEKIAKMGTNVVLSKLPIGDIATQFFADRNIFAAGRVEQADMIRTSKATGALIQNTVNGISTDVLGTCGIFEERQIGNDRFNIFEGCPKTTTATLILRGGAQQFVEESERSLNDAICIVRRTTRTQKIVGGGGAIEMELSKALREYSLSVAGKQQLIISAFARALEVIPKTLAQNAGFNATDVISKLRRDHALSKDVNWFGVNCLNGDIVDAFQDCIWEPAMVKKNAIYAATEAACQVLSIDETVKHASQSQQMQ; encoded by the coding sequence ATGAGCCACCTGCTCAACCTTCCAGTGCTACTCCTTAAGGAGGGTACTGATACCTCCCAAGGGAGAGCACAAATCATCAGTAATATAAACGCTTGCCAAGTAGTGGTAGACTGTATAAAGACAACACTGGGTCCGCGTGGCATGGACAAGTTGATCCACAGCGCAAATGGTGTTACCATAACCAATGACGGAGCTACCGTGCTGAAGTTATTGGATGTAGCACACCCAGCTGCCGCTGTGCTTGTTGATATTGCAAAATCACAGGATGACGAAGTTGGTGACGGTACAACCTCAGTGACAATACTGGCCGGTGAGCTTTTAACAGAGGCCAAGCAGTTCATCATCGATGGAATCAGCCCACAAGTTATCATTAAATACTTCCGTATAGCCTGTGAACGAGCGCTTGAGAGAATTGAGTCTTTGAGCATTGATATAGACAGTAAAGATGAAGCTACCAAGAGGTCACTCCTGATCAAGTGCGCAGAAACCTCATTGAACTCGAAGTTGCTATCAGGACACAAGAACTTCTTTGCACAGATGGTAGTGGACGCCGTAATGCTGCTAGATTCTGACCTGGATCAGGATATGATAGGTATAAAGAAGGTTACAGGTGGTAGTTGCAGTGACTCGATGCTTATCAAAGGAGTTGCCTTCAAAAAGACATTCACGTACGCAGGAGCTGAACAACAACCAAAGAAATTCATTGACCCTAAGATACTACTAATCAATATTGAGCTTGAACTAAAAGCAGAAAAGGAAAATGCAGAAATACTTATTAAGGACCCAAATCAATACCAAAGCATAATAGACGCTGAGTGGACTATCCTACACGATAAATTGGAAAAAATCGCGAAAATGGGCACCAATGTGGTACTCTCCAAGCTGCCTATAGGCGATATTGCCACGCAGTTTTTCGCCGATCGCAATATTTTCGCAGCAGGGCGAGTTGAGCAGGCTGATATGATAAGGACCAGCAAGGCTACTGGTGCCTTGATACAGAATACGGTTAACGGTATAAGCACGGATGTATTGGGAACCTGTGGTATATTTGAGGAGCGCCAGATCGGCAATGACAGGTTCAACATTTTTGAAGGCTGCCCCAAGACAACCACCGCAACACTTATATTGCGAGGTGGCGCCCAGCAGTTTGTCGAGGAAAGTGAAAGGTCACTCAATGACGCGATATGCATAGTCAGACGTACTACACGTACACAGAAGATAGTTGGAGGTGGTGGAGCAATTGAAATGGAACTCTCCAAGGCATTGAGGGAATATTCACTATCAGTAGCTGGGAAGCAACAACTAATCATCAGTGCATTCGCACGTGCACTGGAAGTAATACCCAAGACATTGGCACAGAATGCCGGGTTCAACGCTACCGACGTTATCTCAAAACTGCGTCGTGACCATGCACTTAGCAAGGATGTCAACTGGTTTGGAGTTAACTGCCTAAATGGTGATATAGTTGACGCATTCCAAGATTGCATCTGGGAGCCTGCAATGGTCAAGAAGAATGCAATATACGCCGCCACAGAAGCTGCATGCCAAGTCCTCTCAATCGACGAAACCGTTAAACACGCCTCGCAGTCACAGCAAATGCAGTAG
- a CDS encoding cell cycle control related family protein has translation MSTLKAARADNFYYAPDGADWAEQRRRMRKTPKKARNYFKSASVKYVDSEPNDALEPFQRGAGRGAVIRFEMPFKVICLKCECYIAKGVRFDAERKAIGKYFSTTIYAFLMSCHQCHNPIVIQTDPENTTYLCKTGVRIKVESFDVADANTLELGHSHDTKQQLLSNPLYKLECMALEAASGVSDPVESKPATTRNAIARYKGPTQIQESGTPKLNPDTCDKTVIDDKLDELLAINEINNADWYLSNAALRRKFRNEKKQLKTNPNVMVDLLPENERDVQEAKRVTFLSQSKKIKAHFKSILKKDTGIFSRTCGSSSGRGSTIEDKKRRLQFIKHIDTRLKHRV, from the coding sequence ATGTCAACACTCAAGGCTGCGCGCGCTGATAACTTCTATTACGCTCCTGATGGAGCTGACTGGGCAGAACAACGTAGACGTATGCGCAAAACACCGAAAAAAGCAAGAAACTACTTTAAAAGCGCAAGCGTGAAGTACGTCGATAGTGAGCCTAATGACGCATTGGAGCCGTTCCAGCGAGGAGCTGGAAGAGGTGCTGTTATACGCTTTGAAATGCCATTCAAAGTCATATGCCTCAAGTGTGAGTGCTATATAGCAAAAGGAGTTCGATTCGACGCGGAAAGGAAAGCGATTGGGAAATACTTCTCAACAACAATCTACGCCTTTTTAATGTCATGCCACCAGTGCCATAACCCTATAGTTATACAGACGGATCCCGAAAATACAACCTATCTCTGCAAGACCGGAGTAAGGATCAAGGTAGAGAGTTTTGACGTAGCGGATGCCAATACTTTGGAACTAGGCCATAGCCATGATACGAAGCAACAGTTGCTATCTAACCCATTATATAAACTAGAATGCATGGCTTTGGAAGCAGCATCTGGAGTCAGTGACCCAGTGGAATCGAAGCCTGCTACCACGAGAAATGCGATAGCTAGATATAAAGGTCCAACCCAGATACAGGAAAGTGGTACCCCAAAGTTGAATCCTGATACATGTGATAAGACTGTAATTGACGACAAGTTGGATGAACTTCTAGCTATCAATGAAATAAATAATGCAGATTGGTACCTGTCAAATGCAGCTCTACGGCGGAAATTCCGTAATGAAAAGAAACAACTGAAAACCAACCCTAATGTAATGGTCGACCTTCTACCGGAAAATGAACGTGATGTCCAGGAAGCCAAAAGAGTCACCTTCCTATCGCAGTCCAAAAAGATTAAAGCACACTTTAAAAgtatattgaagaaggatACAGGCATATTCTCACGTACCTGTGGGTCCTCAAGCGGAAGAGGATCTACCATAGAAGATAAAAAACGAAGACTGCAATTCATTAAACATATTGATACAAGATTGAAGCACCGGGTATAA